From a single Bryobacter aggregatus MPL3 genomic region:
- a CDS encoding metallophosphoesterase, which translates to MTGPFDIIGDVHGCAEELRALLVQLGWQSQPLPTNNALWGNESWQHPEGRIAIFVGDLVDRGPRILTSLCIVRNMIASGVAHCVLGNHDEKLSRWLRGRKVQINHGLERSVAELQRLHRSERGLIATFLEELPLQLILDGGALVVAHAGLSEELHGRNSPAVRAFCLYGQTTGKTDKFGLPIRGDWATKYSGKALVVFGHTPVVEPLWKNNTVNIDTGVVFGGKLSALRYPEREIVSVPARKQYTVPARPLAAVEPEDASLQDL; encoded by the coding sequence GTGACAGGCCCCTTTGACATCATTGGCGATGTGCATGGCTGCGCGGAAGAGCTCCGCGCCCTGCTCGTCCAACTCGGCTGGCAATCGCAGCCCCTCCCAACCAACAACGCTCTCTGGGGCAACGAATCCTGGCAGCATCCCGAAGGCCGGATCGCGATCTTTGTCGGCGATCTGGTCGATCGTGGCCCGCGCATCCTCACCTCGCTGTGCATCGTGCGCAATATGATCGCCTCGGGCGTTGCCCATTGCGTGCTGGGCAATCATGACGAGAAGCTCTCCCGCTGGTTGCGTGGCCGCAAGGTGCAGATCAATCACGGCCTCGAACGCTCCGTTGCCGAACTCCAGCGGTTGCACCGCAGTGAACGCGGGCTCATCGCCACTTTCCTTGAGGAACTGCCGCTCCAATTGATTCTCGATGGTGGCGCGCTCGTTGTTGCTCATGCCGGCCTGTCCGAAGAATTGCATGGCCGCAATTCGCCGGCAGTCCGTGCCTTCTGCCTCTATGGACAAACCACGGGCAAGACCGACAAGTTTGGCTTGCCCATCCGTGGCGACTGGGCGACAAAATATAGTGGCAAGGCGCTGGTCGTCTTCGGGCACACGCCGGTGGTCGAACCGCTCTGGAAAAACAACACGGTCAACATCGACACCGGTGTGGTGTTTGGGGGCAAGCTCAGCGCGCTGCGCTACCCCGAGCGCGAGATCGTTTCCGTACCCGCGCGCAAGCAGTATACAGTTCCGGCCCGGCCGCTGGCTGCCGTAGAGCCGGAAGACGCCTCATTGCAGGATCTTTAG
- a CDS encoding YciI family protein, protein MKYILMMSQKCSEGPSILDWPQADIQAHIGFMIKLNKELVASGELVSAEGLAFPNEAKLVRAGADGEPITDGVFPESKEFLAGYWIVDVESPQRAYAIAAKASAAPGVGGAPLNMGIEVRQIMSGPPPESL, encoded by the coding sequence ATGAAATACATTCTGATGATGTCGCAGAAGTGCTCCGAGGGCCCTAGCATCCTCGATTGGCCTCAGGCCGACATCCAGGCTCATATTGGCTTTATGATCAAGCTCAACAAAGAGCTTGTTGCCTCAGGGGAGTTGGTTTCTGCCGAGGGCCTGGCTTTCCCGAATGAAGCAAAACTTGTTCGGGCTGGCGCGGATGGCGAACCGATCACCGATGGTGTTTTCCCGGAGTCAAAGGAGTTTCTCGCCGGTTATTGGATTGTCGATGTGGAGAGTCCCCAGCGCGCTTACGCGATTGCGGCAAAGGCTTCTGCTGCTCCTGGTGTGGGTGGGGCGCCGCTGAATATGGGGATTGAAGTCCGGCAGATCATGAGTGGGCCACCTCCAGAGTCTCTGTGA
- a CDS encoding acetate/propionate family kinase, which translates to MPPPPTILTINAGSSSIRFACYEIQSDSLNCWGQGKLDRVGSGQETLQFEVLRSGAVQNLTLDGESLLDWIEKEIGFDAIVAVGHRVVHGMHHTQPERVTPELLEELRQISPFDPEHLPREIEWIEAFARRMPQLLQIVCFDTAFHRGMPRVARLLPIPQRFEAQGVERYGFHGLSYQSLLESLTNIAGRQAARGRVVLAHLGNGASMAALREGRSVDTSMGFTPAGGLVMGTRAGDLDPGVAAYILRTERMSAEDFNRMVHHESGLLGVSGSSSDMRDLLERQAQDERAAEAVELFCYQARKWLGAFATVLGGIDTVVFAGGIGENAPEIRKRICAGLEFLGISIDSARNQSNSCVISKEDSPACVRVIRTNEESVLARAAFAIVEKSKEKTNE; encoded by the coding sequence ATGCCCCCTCCACCAACGATCCTCACCATCAATGCGGGTTCCTCCAGCATTCGCTTTGCCTGCTACGAGATCCAATCGGATTCGCTCAACTGCTGGGGACAAGGCAAGCTGGACCGCGTGGGATCGGGGCAAGAGACATTGCAGTTTGAGGTTCTACGCAGCGGCGCTGTGCAGAACCTGACTCTCGATGGCGAGTCCCTGCTGGACTGGATCGAGAAGGAGATTGGCTTCGATGCGATCGTTGCGGTGGGGCATCGCGTGGTTCATGGGATGCACCATACGCAGCCGGAGCGGGTGACACCCGAACTTCTGGAAGAATTACGCCAGATCAGTCCGTTCGATCCGGAACACCTGCCACGGGAAATCGAATGGATTGAGGCGTTCGCTCGTAGAATGCCGCAACTCCTGCAGATCGTCTGCTTCGACACCGCTTTTCATCGCGGCATGCCCCGCGTTGCGCGCCTGCTCCCCATTCCCCAAAGATTCGAGGCGCAAGGAGTAGAGCGCTACGGCTTCCACGGCCTTTCCTACCAATCCCTCCTCGAATCTCTCACCAACATCGCCGGAAGGCAGGCGGCTCGTGGCCGCGTTGTGCTCGCTCATCTGGGGAATGGCGCCAGCATGGCCGCCTTACGAGAGGGGCGGAGTGTCGATACAAGCATGGGCTTTACACCCGCCGGAGGGCTGGTGATGGGGACACGAGCCGGAGATCTGGATCCGGGCGTGGCAGCGTACATACTGCGCACAGAGAGAATGAGCGCAGAGGACTTCAACCGGATGGTGCACCATGAGAGCGGTCTCCTGGGCGTTTCCGGCAGCAGCTCCGATATGCGCGATCTGCTGGAGCGGCAAGCGCAGGATGAGCGAGCGGCTGAGGCAGTCGAGTTGTTCTGCTATCAAGCCAGAAAATGGCTGGGCGCATTTGCCACGGTATTAGGCGGCATTGATACGGTTGTCTTTGCCGGAGGGATTGGGGAGAACGCTCCGGAAATCCGCAAGCGCATCTGTGCCGGTCTCGAGTTTCTTGGGATCTCGATTGACAGTGCCCGAAACCAGTCCAATTCGTGCGTCATCTCCAAAGAGGACAGTCCCGCCTGTGTCCGCGTGATTCGTACGAATGAAGAGTCCGTGCTGGCTCGCGCTGCTTTTGCAATCGTGGAGAAATCCAAGGAGAAGACGAATGAATGA
- a CDS encoding ArsR/SmtB family transcription factor, whose protein sequence is MQSSSDASLDATFAALADRTRRAILARLAQGEASVSELAEPFALTQPAISKHLKVLEKAGLISRGRDAQRRPSRLEPAPLAQANAWLESYREFWELNFSRLDALLVEMKKAGARHPRGLKGKKQ, encoded by the coding sequence ATGCAATCAAGTAGTGATGCAAGTCTGGATGCAACTTTTGCGGCCCTAGCCGACCGGACACGGCGAGCAATCCTGGCAAGGCTCGCCCAAGGGGAAGCGTCCGTCAGCGAACTGGCAGAGCCTTTTGCGCTGACACAGCCGGCAATCTCAAAGCACTTGAAGGTATTGGAGAAAGCCGGATTGATCTCTCGCGGCCGGGATGCACAAAGACGGCCAAGCCGCCTTGAGCCTGCACCCCTCGCGCAGGCCAATGCATGGCTCGAAAGCTACCGGGAATTCTGGGAACTCAACTTCTCACGCCTGGATGCCCTGTTGGTGGAGATGAAGAAAGCGGGCGCCCGGCACCCGCGAGGTTTGAAAGGAAAGAAACAATGA
- a CDS encoding xanthine dehydrogenase family protein molybdopterin-binding subunit yields MSNFEIEAERYELHASPTYNFSPHRRGFLKSIGGGLVVLLSLNAQESGRRGSGNATPQNLGAWLHIAQSGAITVYTGKAEVGQNIRTSLAQAVAEELHVDPSTITLVMGDTQLTPYDMGTFGSRTTPIMAPQLHKVAAEAREMLLDLAAAQWKLDRKLLSIRDGRVQNPAGASLTFGALTKGQQLTRTITADIAVTPATEWKVAGHDLRKLNARSIVTGKEKYTSDLKLPGMVYGRVVRPPAFRAQLLTADLDAAKQMPGVAAVRDGDFLGVTCSDAAQLEAASAAVKATWKTTPQPKSSELFSWLKTHPAAAIEWKPSEADIHTEATYTLPYIAHVPLETRAAVAQWEGDALTVWTGTQVPFGVRAELADAFKIPEEKVRVIVPPTGSGYGGKHSGECAVEAARLAKAAGKPVKLQWTREEEFTWAYFRPAGVIDVRAGARKDGTILDWQFHNFNSGGAALRSPYNIPNQIAVFHQADSPLRQGSYRGLAAAANHFARESHMDELARAIGMEPAAFRFKNATDPRLRAVIEAATERFHWGQAKSRPGQGFGMMAGLDKGGYVSACVEITVTNNQVRVDRIVQSFECGAIVNPLQLKSQIVGGAIMGLGGALLEQIDFDNGRILNPKLSQYRVPRFGDVPLIDVVLVDRKDLPSAGAGETPIVAIAPAIANAIFDATGKRLRAMPLKL; encoded by the coding sequence ATGTCTAATTTCGAAATCGAAGCCGAACGCTACGAACTCCACGCAAGCCCCACTTACAACTTCTCTCCCCATCGCCGTGGCTTCCTGAAATCGATTGGCGGCGGCCTGGTCGTGTTGCTCTCGCTGAACGCGCAGGAATCGGGACGGCGCGGTAGCGGCAACGCAACCCCGCAGAATCTGGGCGCCTGGCTGCACATTGCCCAATCTGGAGCGATCACCGTCTATACGGGCAAGGCGGAAGTGGGGCAGAACATTCGCACTTCGCTCGCGCAGGCAGTGGCCGAAGAGCTCCACGTCGATCCCAGCACGATCACACTGGTGATGGGCGACACGCAACTGACGCCTTACGACATGGGCACCTTCGGCAGCCGCACGACGCCGATCATGGCGCCGCAACTGCACAAGGTGGCGGCCGAGGCTCGTGAGATGCTGCTCGATCTTGCGGCCGCGCAGTGGAAGCTCGATCGCAAACTGCTGAGCATCCGTGATGGCCGCGTCCAGAACCCGGCTGGCGCCTCGCTTACTTTTGGTGCACTGACCAAAGGCCAGCAACTGACGCGCACCATTACGGCAGACATCGCCGTCACGCCTGCTACCGAGTGGAAGGTGGCGGGGCACGATCTGCGCAAGCTGAATGCCCGCTCGATCGTCACAGGCAAAGAGAAGTACACATCAGACCTGAAGCTGCCGGGAATGGTCTACGGCCGTGTTGTGCGTCCTCCGGCTTTTCGAGCCCAACTGCTCACGGCTGACCTCGATGCGGCAAAGCAAATGCCCGGCGTCGCCGCGGTGCGCGATGGCGATTTCCTCGGCGTCACCTGCAGCGATGCAGCACAACTCGAAGCAGCCAGCGCTGCTGTCAAAGCGACGTGGAAGACCACACCACAACCGAAGTCGAGCGAGCTTTTCTCCTGGCTCAAAACGCACCCCGCTGCGGCAATCGAATGGAAGCCAAGCGAAGCCGACATCCACACCGAGGCAACTTACACGCTGCCTTACATCGCGCATGTACCGCTTGAGACACGCGCGGCTGTCGCGCAATGGGAGGGCGATGCGCTGACGGTTTGGACAGGCACGCAGGTTCCCTTCGGTGTGCGTGCGGAGTTGGCCGATGCCTTCAAGATTCCCGAAGAAAAAGTCCGCGTGATCGTGCCGCCGACAGGTTCTGGCTACGGTGGTAAACACAGCGGCGAGTGTGCGGTGGAGGCGGCCCGTCTCGCGAAGGCGGCAGGCAAACCCGTGAAGCTGCAATGGACCCGGGAGGAGGAATTCACCTGGGCTTACTTCCGGCCCGCAGGCGTGATTGACGTCCGCGCTGGAGCACGCAAGGACGGCACGATTCTCGATTGGCAGTTCCATAACTTTAATTCCGGCGGCGCTGCCTTGCGCAGTCCTTACAACATCCCCAATCAGATTGCGGTGTTCCACCAGGCAGATTCGCCTCTGCGGCAAGGCTCATACCGGGGCCTGGCTGCTGCGGCCAACCACTTTGCCCGCGAATCGCACATGGATGAGCTGGCCCGCGCCATCGGGATGGAGCCCGCCGCCTTCCGTTTCAAAAATGCTACGGACCCGCGTCTCCGCGCGGTCATCGAAGCGGCAACAGAACGCTTCCATTGGGGGCAGGCAAAGAGCCGTCCAGGACAGGGCTTCGGGATGATGGCTGGTTTGGACAAGGGCGGCTATGTCTCGGCCTGTGTCGAGATCACGGTGACGAACAATCAGGTGCGTGTGGATCGCATCGTCCAATCCTTCGAGTGCGGCGCGATTGTGAATCCGTTGCAGTTGAAGAGTCAGATTGTCGGTGGGGCGATCATGGGCCTTGGCGGCGCGCTGTTGGAGCAGATCGATTTCGACAACGGCCGCATTTTGAACCCGAAGTTGTCGCAGTACCGTGTTCCGCGCTTCGGCGATGTGCCGTTGATTGACGTGGTGCTGGTGGATCGCAAAGACCTGCCGTCGGCAGGCGCGGGAGAAACGCCGATTGTTGCGATCGCCCCGGCGATTGCCAATGCGATCTTCGACGCAACCGGCAAGCGCCTGCGGGCGATGCCGCTGAAGCTCTAA
- a CDS encoding (2Fe-2S)-binding protein encodes MDLTINGVRRTVRSDPGRPLLHVLRDELDLTGTKYGCGEGQCGACTVLLDGAAVRSCLTPIRAAQGKAITTIEALERNGELHPVQQAFLQADALQCGFCTAGMIMASVGLLQKNSDPSAGQIQSALQGNLCRCGTYPRIVEAVQLAAKAGTRNV; translated from the coding sequence ATGGACCTCACAATTAATGGTGTCCGTCGCACCGTGCGCAGCGATCCTGGTCGTCCCTTGCTTCACGTCCTTCGTGATGAGCTCGACCTCACCGGAACCAAGTATGGCTGTGGCGAAGGCCAATGCGGCGCCTGTACTGTGCTTCTTGATGGAGCCGCTGTGCGGTCTTGCCTCACCCCCATCCGCGCCGCTCAGGGCAAAGCAATCACCACGATTGAAGCGCTCGAGCGCAACGGCGAACTCCACCCCGTGCAGCAGGCCTTTCTCCAAGCAGACGCGCTGCAATGCGGCTTTTGCACCGCTGGAATGATCATGGCTTCGGTGGGACTGCTCCAGAAGAATAGCGACCCGAGTGCGGGTCAGATCCAGTCCGCCCTCCAAGGCAATCTCTGCCGTTGTGGCACTTATCCCCGCATTGTCGAAGCCGTTCAACTTGCAGCGAAAGCAGGCACCCGCAATGTCTAA
- a CDS encoding ice-binding family protein, translating into MNSPIQANVRLCFPGLSILALLSIFGTQAAAATVTLGTAVPFAVLGATTVTITGPTTLNGDLGLWPGTSITGEGNLTLIGSSVVHNDDIQAQNAQADALTAYNELVALPFTTNLSGTDLGGLTLTPGVYYFSSSAQLTGTLTLDAQNNPNALFVFQIGSTLTTASNANVTVINGDASTGVYFQVGSSATLGTGTTFAGNVIALTSITLTTNVSVICGRAIALNAAVTMDTNVVSNSCNAFDNSTGRVDFGSNGFVGAPSAVPEPASILMSAAGLLLIGKRFFRT; encoded by the coding sequence ATGAATTCACCCATCCAGGCGAATGTGCGTCTCTGTTTTCCAGGACTTTCCATCCTGGCACTTCTCTCAATCTTCGGAACCCAAGCCGCAGCAGCAACTGTAACGCTTGGCACAGCCGTACCTTTTGCCGTTCTCGGAGCAACCACAGTCACCATTACCGGTCCGACGACGCTCAATGGCGACTTGGGACTATGGCCGGGCACCTCAATTACCGGTGAGGGCAACCTCACATTGATTGGATCCTCTGTCGTACATAATGACGATATCCAGGCCCAGAACGCTCAAGCCGATGCACTCACGGCATACAATGAACTTGTCGCCCTTCCGTTCACTACCAACCTGTCGGGAACGGACCTTGGAGGCTTGACATTGACCCCCGGAGTCTATTACTTCAGCTCTTCTGCTCAGTTGACAGGAACCCTAACGCTCGACGCGCAGAACAATCCGAATGCTCTATTTGTTTTTCAGATCGGCTCTACCTTAACCACCGCATCCAACGCTAATGTTACGGTGATCAACGGTGACGCCAGTACCGGGGTGTACTTTCAGGTGGGGAGTTCAGCCACTTTGGGTACGGGTACGACGTTTGCGGGCAACGTGATTGCACTCACCAGCATCACTCTGACCACAAATGTCTCTGTGATCTGTGGCCGCGCGATCGCACTGAATGCTGCCGTTACCATGGACACCAATGTGGTTTCAAATAGCTGTAACGCATTCGATAACTCCACGGGCCGGGTGGACTTCGGAAGCAACGGCTTTGTCGGAGCACCCTCTGCGGTTCCGGAGCCTGCCAGCATTCTGATGTCGGCCGCGGGACTGCTTTTGATCGGAAAGCGCTTCTTCCGAACCTAG
- a CDS encoding SRPBCC family protein — protein sequence MTNPANLTVSTSGERNIVMTRLFHAPRHLVFDAMTQPELMLRWFSGPPGWTMVVCDMDLRVGGAYRYVWRSPKGIEMGMGGVIRELIIPERMVQTEKFDESWYEGEAVGTLELSEVGEKTLLTLTMEYDSQQTRDAILKTPMDQGVAECYNNLAALLTALYGSKGSKDND from the coding sequence ATGACGAATCCGGCAAACTTGACCGTATCGACGAGCGGAGAGCGCAACATTGTGATGACCCGGCTGTTCCATGCCCCGCGCCATCTGGTATTCGATGCGATGACCCAGCCTGAGTTGATGTTGCGCTGGTTCTCAGGGCCTCCAGGATGGACGATGGTGGTTTGCGATATGGACCTCCGCGTCGGTGGCGCCTATCGCTATGTCTGGCGTAGCCCCAAAGGAATCGAGATGGGGATGGGCGGCGTGATTCGCGAACTCATCATTCCAGAGCGGATGGTGCAGACCGAGAAGTTCGACGAGAGCTGGTATGAGGGCGAGGCCGTGGGAACACTTGAGCTCAGCGAAGTGGGAGAAAAGACGCTCCTGACTCTGACCATGGAGTACGATTCCCAGCAAACACGCGACGCAATCCTGAAGACCCCGATGGACCAGGGCGTCGCCGAATGCTACAACAATCTTGCTGCTCTCTTAACAGCACTCTACGGATCAAAAGGATCAAAGGACAATGATTGA
- a CDS encoding DUF6596 domain-containing protein produces MPRRLDPQTEHLLRELAPQVLGSVMRRFRDFAAAEDAVQEALVAAAFQWPRDGLPEHPRGWLIQVACRRMVDHQRSEIARRHREGIVAGQQKEQESEQDDTLILLFMCCHSALTPASAIALTLRAVGGLSTAELASAFLVPESTMAQRISRAKRSIKDSGVPFRPPTSEERAQRLRSVLHVLYLIFNEGYTSSSGSSLQRCELSREAIRLTRAVHALLPEDAEVTGLLALMLLTDARRLARTGVDGELIPLTQQDRSKWDQDQIKEGIALLTAALSKASVGPYQLQAAIAALHDEAATAKETDWPQILALYELLQRVSDNPMVILNHAIAAAMVHGPATGLRLLDQLERDGRLAGHHRLDAVRAHFLELAGDREAAITYYLLAASRTTNLPERNYLTTQAARLRD; encoded by the coding sequence ATTCCCCGGCGACTGGACCCGCAAACAGAGCACCTGCTTCGCGAATTGGCGCCTCAGGTTCTGGGCTCTGTGATGCGCCGCTTTCGCGATTTTGCTGCAGCGGAAGATGCGGTGCAGGAGGCACTTGTTGCCGCTGCGTTCCAATGGCCCCGCGATGGACTCCCGGAACATCCACGAGGGTGGCTGATCCAGGTCGCTTGTCGGCGTATGGTGGATCACCAACGCAGTGAGATTGCTCGCCGCCACCGCGAAGGCATTGTGGCCGGGCAGCAAAAGGAGCAGGAGTCAGAGCAGGACGATACGCTCATCCTGCTCTTTATGTGTTGTCATTCCGCTTTGACGCCGGCTTCGGCAATTGCTCTGACCTTGCGCGCTGTTGGTGGGCTGAGTACTGCAGAGCTGGCAAGTGCCTTTCTTGTGCCAGAGTCGACGATGGCGCAACGCATCAGCAGGGCGAAGCGCAGCATCAAAGACTCGGGAGTGCCGTTTCGTCCTCCTACCAGCGAAGAGCGGGCGCAACGTCTTCGCTCTGTCCTGCATGTGCTCTATTTGATCTTCAATGAGGGCTACACGAGCAGTAGCGGCAGCAGTCTGCAACGGTGCGAATTATCGCGGGAAGCAATTCGGCTTACCCGGGCTGTCCATGCTCTGTTGCCGGAAGATGCGGAAGTGACGGGTCTGCTGGCATTGATGCTGCTGACCGATGCCCGTCGCCTTGCCCGCACCGGTGTCGATGGGGAACTCATCCCGCTGACGCAGCAGGACCGCAGCAAGTGGGATCAAGATCAAATCAAAGAAGGCATTGCACTGCTAACCGCTGCACTCTCCAAAGCTTCGGTTGGACCCTATCAACTCCAGGCCGCCATCGCTGCTTTACACGATGAAGCGGCAACGGCAAAAGAAACAGACTGGCCGCAAATCCTGGCGCTGTACGAACTGTTGCAGCGCGTGTCTGACAACCCGATGGTGATCCTGAATCACGCGATTGCAGCCGCAATGGTACATGGCCCGGCCACCGGCCTCAGACTGTTGGACCAGCTTGAGCGCGACGGGCGTCTGGCGGGTCATCATCGTCTTGATGCCGTGCGTGCCCATTTTCTCGAGTTGGCTGGGGATCGCGAAGCGGCCATCACATACTATCTTCTTGCCGCCAGCCGCACCACCAATCTTCCCGAGCGCAACTATCTGACCACTCAGGCGGCACGCTTGCGCGACTAG